The nucleotide sequence TAGACAAGGGAATAAAACCGTTTTACTGGATTAAGGCTGACGTGGAGGAAATTCAACCGAAGGAGATTTTCAAGGTAAAATCTGAGAAACTGTATTTGATTAAAGACATATTAGAAATATATGAGGCAGAGGAACCTAGGCTTAAAACCATGGCGTTCAGCATAGAGGTTTATAATAAGTATGGTTTTCCTAACACAAGAAGAGATCCTATTATAGTAATAGGTGTATATACTGAAAATGGGTATAAACAATTCATATCCTCGGATTATGACGATATAAATGTAATAAGAGAATTCATAAAGTTTGTAAATGATTTTGAGCCGGATATAATTTTTGGTTATAATTCTAATTCGTTTGACTGGAGATATCTTGTAGAAAGAGCAGAATTAAGAGGGATTAAAGTTGCAATAGGTAGGAAAGTTAATAGTGAGCCTTCACAAGGGGTCTATGGTCATTACTCGGTAACAGGTAGACTAAACGTAGATCTAGCAGGTGTTTTTTGCTCATCTAGAAGTAAGAGTCTAATAGATCTCGCGGATAATCTGGGTGTTATGCCAAAGAATAAGAGAGAAATATTAGAATGGTATGAAGTACCTAGGTACTGGGATGATAAAAGTAAGAGGGAAATTCTCCTGAAGCATAACTTATCTAATATAAAATCAATTTATGATATAGGTCAGTCTAATCTCCACTACCTCATCCAACTTGTTAAAGTCACTGGCTTACCTCTAGATCAACTTTCCATGGCTAGTTCAGGACACAGAATTGAATGGCTTCTGGTTAGGGAGTCCAAGAAATATAATGAATTTATACCAAATAGAGAAGAGAGGAGAACTGAAGCCTCTGATGAAGGTATTATAGTCCCTCCAGTATCTGGTCTACATAATAACGTCTACATGCTAGATTTCTCGACCATATACCCTTCCATCATTTTAAAATATAATATAAGCCCCGACACCCTAGTGAGAGGAGATTGTAGTGATTGCTGGACCTCTTTGAATGGTAATTATAAGTTCAGAAAGGATATTAAAGGTCTTTATCAAAATGTTCTCTTAAATCTTTCAGCAGAGATTGAAAGAAGAGAAGAAATCATAAAGACTTTAGACCCTGAGAAGAGGAGGAGGCTCGAAGAAGAATTAAGAGCCTTAAGGTCTATATTAAACTCATTTTACGACTATATAAGGTGGACTAATGCTAGATGGTATGTTAAAGAATGTGCCGAAGGATTATTTGAATGGGGAAGGGAACTTATCCTACAAATTCTAAAAATCGTTAAGGAGAGCGGTTTTCAGGTAATTTATGCAGACACTGACTTAATGTTTTTTAAAGGCGAAAATGATCCTAAGAAGTTGGAAGAAGACATAGCCAATAGGTTAAGCCTTAATCTCAAATTTAACAAATTCTATACTAAACTTATTCTATTAGAGGGCAAGAAACAGTACGCAGCTCTCACCAAAGATAACAAGGTAGATATGGTCGGTATCGAGGATTATAGGAATAATTGGTGTGATCTCGCTAAAGAAGTTCTACAAAACGTGGTAGACCAGGTGCTGAGAAGCGACAAGATCAACGAAGCTGTAAGATATGTCAAGAGTGTCATATACTCGTTGAGAAGGGGAGAGTTTAAGATAGAAGATCTTGTTACATGGAATATTATAGATAAGGACATAGAAGAGTACAAGTTTGACTTGCCTCATATTGTTGCCGCTAGAAAAGCTATGAAATCAGGACATTTAGTAACTAGAGGATCTAAGATAGGTTATGTGATAGTTAAGGGTTCAGGTAAGCTTAGTAACAGAGCTGAGCCATATTTTATGGTTAAGGAAAAATCAAAAGTTGATATTGAATATTATATTGATAAGCAGATAATACCCAGTGCATTAAAAGTTCTGGGGTTATTTGGGGTAAAAGAAAATACCTTTAAATTTGGGGGAACTGACGTTTTGAATTTTTTTAAGAAATAATGTCGTTGAAACTTAATAACTCAAGTTCTTTTGGTCTTCTATTTATTCCTCCTATTCGTGCGCCTATTAGCATTTTTATGTTTTTGGCTGAAGCTAGGTCCACTAATCTCTGTGTTATAACACCATCAAATACGATGTACCTAATACTATCTGCGCTAATATTTTCTAGTTTTTGTACTATGTCTCTCACCTGTATTTTTTCAATTATATTCCAATTTTCATCTAGTAAAATTCCCTCTAAAGTTCCTGGTAGTTTCTTTATCTCTTCTATTATTTGCGCAGGTACCGTTATCTGTATTTCTTTCTTCTCTTCAGGCTTAACTTCAACTTGTATTTGTGTAGATGTAGTTGTAACTGCAGTAGTTGTAGTCTCAGTAGCAAGTGCTTGTTTTATCGCCTGTTGAGCCTCTTGTTGTTTCTTTATGTATTGCGCTATTGTAACCATATTTGAAAGTGATTTGGCTATTTCTTTTCCTGTTAGCTCCTCTACTTCTTTTCCTGTAGGTGCTCTAGCTACATAATCCAATTTTATGTTGCTAGATAGCAGTTCTTTTAGTATCAAATCTCCACCATGATCTCCATCTAAGAATGCTATTACTGCCTTTTTCTGTTTTGTAAGGTCAACAAGAGTTTGAGGTATTTTCCCTGTGGCACCTTCAACTGCAATAACGTTCTTATATCCATATCTTAATAGATTTATTACGTCTGCTCTTCCTTCAACTATTATCAGTTCAGGATCCTTGTCTACATCTGGTCCTGCAGGTAGTCTTTCTGGTCCGTATTCTGTCAACTCTCCCGTCTTTACAGAGGACGTTATTTCATTAATGACTTCTCTTATATCTAAGGTTTTTTCTCTACTCCAACTTCCTAAAATTTCTTTAGCTCTACCAATTATCTTTTTTATCTTTTCCTCTCTAATGTCAACTATGTCAATTAGTTTGAATTCAGCATTGTATGGACCTACTTTATCCACGTTCTCTATCATAGCAGCAACTAAAGCGGTTTCAACTTTATCTAGATTTGAGGGAATAATTATTGTTCCTTCAGATCTTCCCTTACTGGTTGATAAATCTACAGATATTCTACCTAATCTACCTTTGTCTTGAAGTTCTCTGAGGTCAAAATCATCGCCAAATAAATTTTCAGTCTGTCCGAAGATCGCACCTATAACATCGGGTTTATCCACTATCCCCTCAACATTAAATTTAAACACTATGTTGTATTTCATTTGTCTTTTTCACCTAGTTATACTTTTTTCTATACTTGATATCAGATCTACGAATTGTGACTTGGAGCTTATTCTTTTCCTTATAGGGTCTAGTATATCATTTAATTTTCTTGCCGTAGCTAGCTTTAAGTCTAACGGATGCAATTTACCTTCAATGAAAATGCGTTCTAGTTCTTCGTATGATTTTATCTCTATGTCTCCACCATACTTGGTGTCTCTCTCTATTTTCAACGTTACGCCTTGTTCTCCAAAAATTATATATTTGTTTATCTGAAGAACAGGGTTATCGTTTACTACTCCCTTTGGACAGTATGAATTCTTTAGTTTAGACTCAACTAGTTCTGGTGAGTCATGAATAAATATTGCAGTTTCAGGTTTAGATTTACTCATTTTTATAGTGGCTAAGTAGTCGTCTTCCTCTAGTCCTTCTGTATTCATTCTTTGTCCTCCCTGGAGACCGACTAGAAGAGGTGTGTGAATTGCAATCACTTTTTTCCTTTGTAATTTTTCTGCCACGTCTCTTGCTAGCATATGGGCTTTTCTCTGATCCGTACCACCTAAAGCTATGTCAAGATCCTGGAAGAATATGTCAGAAACTTGCATTGCAGGATAAATTAATTTTGAGGTATCAAGCTCAGCTTCCTCTGATCTCCTCCCCATTATAGTTAGCGCTCTTTTCATTCTTGCGAGACTAGTATTTTTTGCGACTTTTACCACTAAGCTCCAATAATCAATATTCTCCACTAAGTCTTCTGCGTAAACAACTTTCAATTTACTCATGTCAACTCCAAATCCTTCAAGTACTTCTAATGCGTATTT is from Sulfolobus acidocaldarius DSM 639 and encodes:
- a CDS encoding DNA-directed DNA polymerase, with product MLEDFFVLDFSYDVVDNIPVIFIWSIDRRGNRVTLVEKNFRPYFYAVVDDREDVSRVISEIKKLSKPSSPITNIEIETDRRYFGNPLKSLKIETVVPAYVRIYRDEVSKIKGVKNVLEADIRFYMRYSIDKGIKPFYWIKADVEEIQPKEIFKVKSEKLYLIKDILEIYEAEEPRLKTMAFSIEVYNKYGFPNTRRDPIIVIGVYTENGYKQFISSDYDDINVIREFIKFVNDFEPDIIFGYNSNSFDWRYLVERAELRGIKVAIGRKVNSEPSQGVYGHYSVTGRLNVDLAGVFCSSRSKSLIDLADNLGVMPKNKREILEWYEVPRYWDDKSKREILLKHNLSNIKSIYDIGQSNLHYLIQLVKVTGLPLDQLSMASSGHRIEWLLVRESKKYNEFIPNREERRTEASDEGIIVPPVSGLHNNVYMLDFSTIYPSIILKYNISPDTLVRGDCSDCWTSLNGNYKFRKDIKGLYQNVLLNLSAEIERREEIIKTLDPEKRRRLEEELRALRSILNSFYDYIRWTNARWYVKECAEGLFEWGRELILQILKIVKESGFQVIYADTDLMFFKGENDPKKLEEDIANRLSLNLKFNKFYTKLILLEGKKQYAALTKDNKVDMVGIEDYRNNWCDLAKEVLQNVVDQVLRSDKINEAVRYVKSVIYSLRRGEFKIEDLVTWNIIDKDIEEYKFDLPHIVAARKAMKSGHLVTRGSKIGYVIVKGSGKLSNRAEPYFMVKEKSKVDIEYYIDKQIIPSALKVLGLFGVKENTFKFGGTDVLNFFKK
- the dnaG gene encoding DNA primase DnaG, coding for MKYNIVFKFNVEGIVDKPDVIGAIFGQTENLFGDDFDLRELQDKGRLGRISVDLSTSKGRSEGTIIIPSNLDKVETALVAAMIENVDKVGPYNAEFKLIDIVDIREEKIKKIIGRAKEILGSWSREKTLDIREVINEITSSVKTGELTEYGPERLPAGPDVDKDPELIIVEGRADVINLLRYGYKNVIAVEGATGKIPQTLVDLTKQKKAVIAFLDGDHGGDLILKELLSSNIKLDYVARAPTGKEVEELTGKEIAKSLSNMVTIAQYIKKQQEAQQAIKQALATETTTTAVTTTSTQIQVEVKPEEKKEIQITVPAQIIEEIKKLPGTLEGILLDENWNIIEKIQVRDIVQKLENISADSIRYIVFDGVITQRLVDLASAKNIKMLIGARIGGINRRPKELELLSFNDIIS
- a CDS encoding tyrosine--tRNA ligase: MNIDEKIKLITRNTDEVITIDELKKKLEENSKLKGYIGFEPSGLFHIGWLIWAQKLKDLIKAGVDMSILVATWHAMINDKLGGDLEKIKLAGKYALEVLEGFGVDMSKLKVVYAEDLVENIDYWSLVVKVAKNTSLARMKRALTIMGRRSEEAELDTSKLIYPAMQVSDIFFQDLDIALGGTDQRKAHMLARDVAEKLQRKKVIAIHTPLLVGLQGGQRMNTEGLEEDDYLATIKMSKSKPETAIFIHDSPELVESKLKNSYCPKGVVNDNPVLQINKYIIFGEQGVTLKIERDTKYGGDIEIKSYEELERIFIEGKLHPLDLKLATARKLNDILDPIRKRISSKSQFVDLISSIEKSITR